The nucleotide window CACCAACGTAAACCTCAAGCAGTCAGATAGGAGAAGAGACCTGGATGTAGAACAGTGCAGAGAAGTTGGGGTCGTCTTCGTTGATGTCTTCCCAGTAAGCCAACTGCGCCTCCTTCCCGTCCCTGTCCTCGGAGGCCAAGAACTCCGACATGGTCGTCTCGGCGGTGGCCTGCACCAGTCGGACGCCGGAGTCGTTGAACTTGACCTCCCAAGACCCGCCGCCGTTTCGAAGGCGACCGGAGAGGACCGGGTGGTGGGGCAGCGCGGCGCTAAGCGACTCCTTGATCCAAGCCGCCACCGCCAGCGGcgactccacctcctcctccctggCTTTGCCGTAATACAGCACCACCTGGAACCGGCGCTGCAGCACCTCGAGGCCGAGCGGCGTGGCCGTGACGATGCGCCGGGCTTGCCCCGGGGAAGCTACCTTCCCCGGCGTCGCCGTTTGGATCGCGTCGACGTGCAGAATCATCTTCGGAGAGATGGACTGGAAGCAGCACACAAGCTCAGGCTTAATAGCCGAAGAAGTGATCAAACGCTGACTCGAACAAAAGTAGTTGGATTCAGCATAGTTATACGATGTGACACGTAAAGATTTGTGAGGCAGACACGAATGAGAAGCGATTAAATGAATGTAATTTAGCATCAATTGGTTGACAAATGACAGCTCTAAGACGCATCATATCTTAGACGTGTTGATCGGACAGAATATTCCCGATATGTAATATAAAGATGGGaggtttttctaaaaaaattaatatattgaaTACTGGGgagatttttctaaaaaatatttacatcttgaattcattttattttttcaaacaataatttaatttttttaaaaaaatatttaaattatctttctttttttttttacttattataatattttgatctattataatatttttggcctaattaaatattttaaacttcataacaaaaatattataaaaactatttgaaaatactataaataatctaAATATACTCAAAACATTAACCAAATTAACTATAAATCTAAGAATATAATAGTATAATAATCTATAAGCAGTGACAACCAAAAAGGTATGATATGATATCACTTATAATTTTTAatacatttataatatttttaatgtatcaataaaatactataaatgtttTTTAAAAACCATAAATAAACCAAATGAAACaattaaaaaagttaaaaaaatggCAAGAAAACTTTTGAGGCgttttttaggtatttttttaaatcatggatattatttgggaaaaaaaaataaaagaggcacttttgaaaaatactcaaaatataaatatttttcatatatatatatatatatatatttgataaaaTCGAGTACTAAATAAGAACGCGGAGTGAATTGTAGCAACAAAGAAAGAACCAACAGGACCACCATAATTAATGAATTGTATCTGCCCGCTACATAAGTGTTGACTGCAGAAATAATGATATTTATCTGTCAACCACTACAATTAGTGATGACTGTAGAATATTGACGTGTCATTATTTATGGTCAGAAGTAGCTTTGTGTCTCCAATTCCACCTTCTAAAAGTCCGTCAAATGGTTTTGATGGATCCCAAAAGATTGAATTATCACCATCAAATAATGAGTAAAAGATCAAAAAATACATATCACTCGTGGTGAGCACTGTAACGCACATTGAAACCAGAAGCtcaatcatttcatcaaacatgTCGCAACAAGATGACACAGGTAAGTCCTCCGTAGGGGCACGATGCTCGCCGAAGGCAACATGTTGATGAGCAGCAGAGAGCGGGCATTCCAAAAGCTATAGGCTCATCCACTTGGCCACAACTTTGTTAGCATGACCCTGAGATACTATCAGACCTTTGACTTAGCTCTACAAACAAGCTTTTCTTGTGCATAGTACAGCAATCACACACCACACGAATCATCATCATGCAATATTCCCACAAGTTCATGTTCTCTATACATACTATGATGTGGTAAGATAACAGAGAGAATGATCTAATACTATTGGCTATATCAACAGTTAATAGTAGCAGCTGGGACTAATAATAATTAGACATTCAGCTGTTCGGTTTCAACTGGAAGAATTACTACATATACCAATAAAGATAAACCATAGACACTGCACATGAATTGTCTTGCCCAGAATTAGCAGCTGTTCATACTGCACATGGACCGTCTCATTCAGAAGATTGGATGCAgatgggaagaggaagaggaagcggacAATGACGATTGAAGCCAAATCAGGACAATTATTTAGATGTGTCTTTTAACGCAACCATGGACCTAAGTATACCAGGACTTATCCTGTCAGCAAGAGCTCctctttctgaaatcaagaaggATTTCTCCTTCACATAGCTCTGCAGTTTCTTTGAGTCATAGTCCAGTCGTTCTTGATCTACACAAGCAGCAAAACAAGATTGTATTAATTAGGATGTGTCATTGGAAGTTGACTAACAGATTATACTTATCTGTCTCATAGCATTGACTAAGAGGTACAACTGTAAGTGTACCTTACAATTCAGCTGAAGTGAAGCAAGCTCACACAGTCAGGCATATTTTAAGAACTACGTAGACCATGAAATGGGTAATCTTTCTAATGACAGTTAAAGCATCAAGAGAAGTCCACTTCACACTAAGTAATCAGTTTGTGTTTTTCACAAAGTTCTTAATAATCACCAAAAGAACATCCACCGCATAGCTGACACATAATTGGCCACAACTTTGTTAGCATGACTTCATCTAAGCTATTAAATCATGTGATGGattgataaagaaaataaaaacaataatttCATATACATTTTTGTTTACCATGCTTCCCAAGTTTATGTCCCCATTCCCCCAGTTGAAGAGACGACCAGCGTCACAGTGACAATTAAACTTCCACAGCACAATGAAGCAGCATTGTGAAACAAGAAATTGCAGGTTAAGCCATAACCTTGAAATTCTTGTCGACAACCCTTGACCCATCATAtacataatattattaattaattattatctccTGTTCTACCCTTGCAACATGAGCCACCACTCTTTCCACATTCAGAAAATATTTCTAGATGAAGATTGTTGAGACTATCTCAAAAGGTATATTTTAACTTAAGCTCTTGATTGGCAACTTGCTTCACCTTGGGATGCATCGATCGTCTTGGAGTTCAGTTTTTGAGAAGTCAAAATATTTGAGAAGTTATTTAACCTCATGAATTCATTATATAACTTTTATGACTTGTATATGCCCCTTCATTATTTGAGTAATAAATCTATTCAATACAATCACTTGTATATATGCCCCTTCATTACTTGAGTAATACATCTATTCAATACACTCACTTTTACTTGGGGTGTGAACTTCTATAATTGGCATATAGAGCGCCACACCAATCTTAATTTTTAGGTGAGAAAAGTCATCAATGCACCCATGACTACATTTCGTTGCAATTGCTAAGAATCTTTTATATGTTTGAAATCCATGATTACATTATCAAACTGATACTTGTGCTTCTTTAAACAGATCATACTAATTACTACAAATAATTTGGCATCACCATCAGGGGTAAACTTTGAAGCTATTGGTAGAATGACACCCAACCACCCAAAGTTTCAATAACTTATTTTATTAGTTTTAAGTGACTGAGTATTATACTAGTGATTAAATTGGGTTTGTTGATAAGATCAATTGTATTAATGcctcataataaaaataaataaatatggaaAATCAATGTGGTTGGTCATCAACAGGAAATGCCAATTTGCGAGAGTAATTGCATGAGACTATAAATGTATTTCATCTCATTTAGTGCATCCTTAaacatttttttaaagaaaattgcAACCAAGCCAAGCTCAACTCAACTATTGGGAAATGTTTATGACTTACTCAAGTTACATTGTATTCTAGTTGAGTGGCATAAACACAATTTGCATTCTCCTTTGTATTTGATGTTCAATCCCATGAAAGAAGTTTGGTCTTCACTCAAAAAGTTTGTGTCACTCGCGACAATTTTTAGAGGTTTGGTCTTCACTCGAAGAGTTTGTGTGGAAACTAGAACATGAGCCCTTAATTGTAGGAAAAATTGAACAATAAACATAGCAATTTTTTGCATTCTTATCCTCTTTTGACTTTATCATATTTTTTCTGACTTATAGCTTAATATTGTGCACATAATTTGATTTTTAATAGATCAATAGATTGTTTATCTCCTGCAATGTTCTCGTATTTTGCATAAGATATTTCACTGCACATATCCTTTCCCCCCAGctggtgcctctctctctctctctctctctctctctctctatctatctatctatcatatGTTTCCAGGTGATCTAACAGACTCTTTAGAGGCTTAAGGATCACAGTAATATGAGCAAAGTACTTGTTTAGTTGATCCCACTGAGGTTCTCACCTACCCTTGACAAAGAAAAAGTCACACTTGCCTTTATAGAAAGTTCATTTTTCAAGATTAAAGAGTTGAAATTCTCATTATTGTTACGTATCTTATTAAAGGTGCACCAACATTCAGCTTTCACATCTAATTTTCCAGTTAGTACAATTATTTTGACTGATAATGAATGACCTTAGCTTATCACCTACACAAAAGTCATCAGCTGCAACTTTAGTGGGAATGGGCCCCATAATTTTCACTAACTTGATCTAAATATTCGATGAAGATTCTCAGAATGAACTTAAGATCCTTACCATGTCTTCAGAAGAACTCTAGGTACGTTTAAACTTCAACGATATATTTTTCATCTAGTGAGGTAGCCTGCTAAATATCTAATTCATTATGACTCATAAAATCATGAAGTGAACACTCTTTGTAGTTGCTTGTAGCAGGGAATACCTTTTTCTAAAGTAGTGTGAACCGCATGAAATGGCATGCGAGCAAAAATATCAGATCCTGGAAACATCATCCATGTATGCTCCTTTGAGTCATGATCTCCACATGTTGGACATATCTCCTTTACCAATTCTTTTGTGCCCTCTACTTCTCGCATGACAGCCTCAAAGGGTGATGGAAGACTACTCTTTGTTGTTCGAGCTCTCCTGCGAAGAGCTGTCAGAGCTTCCCTATTACCATTCCTAAGCCTATCATTTTCCACAAGCTGTCAAAATAGAAAACTATTAAATTATATGTATTTTGACATATTCGATCAATCAATATGAAAGGAATAGAAAATTTCTTCACCTGATGTCTTGCTAAAAGAAGATGCTCAGCCTCCATTTCAACCTCAATCAAAGCTTGCTGGAATTCCTTCATGCTAGGGTCCATTGTAGCTCTCTAAAATGTCTTTTGAAGTTACCTAAAATGTTCTGGTCAACTAAAAATCACTTTTTTCTCTGTGTTCTCTCTATAGTTTATAGAGATATGAAAGATGTTTTATAATATCATACAGTAATTGCTGTGCAAGCAACCAGTGTTATCAAAGGCGCTAGGCGCTAAGAGGCACCAACAGTGCAATGCTAGGTGCTCGCCTGAGCAAAGGCGAGCATCAATATaaacattataaaaatataattaacgaGAAATACAATTAAGAACATTAGACATATATGAGCTTCATACAAAGAAATCAAATTACATTTATTTAACCATCAACAAGGCATCAATTGACTACATTGTTCACATCTAACAACAGGaataacaaaacaaaagaatATTAACATCAAGAATCCAAGAATAATTAACAAAAGTTAACTATAATTAACAATAAGTAACATTTCTATTAAAGTTAGGAGGAAGTCGAATGAGGGATGTCGCGGACAGAAAGAAGTCAGGGGCACAACGAGAGGTGGTCCGTTGGGGAGGCTCGACAGGGGTTGACGGCTCTGTCGGGAAGATGCAGAGAACGGCGCCTGACGGAGGGGAGTCGCCAAGGAGGCCCCGCAGGGGGCGGCGGAGGAGAAAGGGGGAGAGTGACAGCAAGAGGGAACGAGAGCGAGGGAGGGGGGAGAAGCATGGACGAGGAGGAGGGCTGTTGGGAAGAATCGACTGGGGGCggcagaggaggagaaagagggaaGGGGGGAGAAGCACAAaagaggagggagggggaggggggttgTCGGTGAGACTCGAGGGCCGGGTGGGAGAAGATGAGGACAGCgacggaggaggagaaagagggagagcGACAGTGAGAGGGAGGCATAGGGAGGATGGCGCACCACCGGGGTGGAGAGAGACGCACCGCCAACCGTCTTTGCACGCGGAGGAGGATCGCCGGTCGACGCACGGAGTAGGGTGTTAGGGGTCGGAGAAATTCGACCTTGCGAGAAGACAATCGCGCGAGGGGGATGATGGGACAGCTATTACTTAATGAACTGGTTCGAccgaaccaattcatcaactataAGTAGGCTTGACCGAACTAATTCTCTTGATCTAGTCTCCATTTAAGCTCAATCTGGGTTCAATTTGATTTCGATTGGGAGTGGGCTGGGCTAGCGGGCGCCTAAGCTGGGCCAGGCGAGCGCCGCCACTTCAAACACtatgttgtggtggtggtgggaggCAATGCTGCTCTCGTCATTTCCACTGTCGAGTACAAACTATATGCATTAACTTCAAGTTACATATTTAGTTTATAGTTTATGGAGATTGTCTAAGTTTCAAGTTATCATGCGCATATTAAGTTCCATATTGATTGGCCTGCATCATCACCAACCATACCCAACAAAACAGAACACCATACCTAAGCCCGGAAGGGGGCGGTGGACGGTTGTGATTTTTGCTATCAAGAAACCTTCTCCCACATGAGAAGCCGAGCAGAAGACGGGAGTCAGGGACGTCCGATGAAGCATCGACGGTGATTAAGAGCGATGACGCGCACCATCAAACGGGTGGGAGGGCGCGTGTGCCCGTGCGTACAGTTTGCGGTGGCGGAAGGTGGGCCGGCGGAACGGGGGCGCAGGGTGGGCCCGCTGCTGCTTCGGCGGATTGCGGCCGTCGGATCGACCAAGCGGCGTCGATTAACTAAAATCGACCGGACCTAATTTCCCACAGCACGAAAACAAGCAAACACCGCTTTTACCCATTTCCGACCAAAGGTAGAACTTCTGATTGGCATCTCTTAGGGACCCAGCGATGGGTCCCACACTTCTCTTTTCGGGAGGCGGCTAGGACACGAAGGAGAGGGAGGGAAGTATCCTGTTTCTCTTTGGCTCTTCGGCACCCCTTGCCCccgccattctctctctctctctctgtctcttctcttctcttcctcagtGAAGAGAGAGAAGTAAGGCAGCGGTGAGGTGGAGAAACCCTGAGATCGAGTTCAAGGAACCCGTCCTTGAAGCTTCCGTTTGGCTAGCTCCGAGTCATCTTGATGGTTTGCTGACATACTGATTCTGTCGTGGTCAGTGACGCAGATTGCAGGAACTTTCCCCCTTTTCTGGGGCTACGATTTCTACTCCTtggagtgttttttttttaatctaaagaTGGAAATGTGCGTGTGAATATTTCTTTTCGTATGATTTTTCATTTGGGATATTCTCTTTCTATTTTGACCTTTAATTTGCCTTTTGAATGGAAGATGGGAAGCTGCAGACTCGGAAGGTTTCGTAGATCGCGGTCGTGTTGGTTGGGATGAACTATTCCGTACATCTTCGTTTCTCTGACCAATAATTGGTCTTTTGCACAAAGTAAAATCATGATGTGCAGAAATGGTTCAGACCTTGTCTGTACTGCTTTGACTTGGAGATGGAAAATAACAGCTCTGATTGTTCTAATCAGTGCTTTTCTTTGGGGTTTAGGTCCCTggaaagaagagaaaggagagTTTGCTGTCCAGTTTCAGTTTTGTAACGATCGCCTTTGTGA belongs to Musa acuminata AAA Group cultivar baxijiao chromosome BXJ3-5, Cavendish_Baxijiao_AAA, whole genome shotgun sequence and includes:
- the LOC135583196 gene encoding uncharacterized protein LOC135583196: MDPSMKEFQQALIEVEMEAEHLLLARHQLVENDRLRNGNREALTALRRRARTTKSSLPSPFEAVMREVEGTKELVKEICPTCGDHDSKEHTWMMFPGSDIFARMPFHAVHTTLEKDQERLDYDSKKLQSYVKEKSFLISERGALADRISPGILRSMVALKDTSK